The Setaria italica strain Yugu1 chromosome IX, Setaria_italica_v2.0, whole genome shotgun sequence genome has a window encoding:
- the LOC101754181 gene encoding pre-mRNA-splicing factor 18 isoform X1, with product MDVLKRELQRKRQLLDADFGARKILRRAEIEARELQRIREAERRRLLQKQLRDSHPAASSPPGTYSGSSPASAAADAPPAENGASGQTESLPRDEVIRRLRVLRQPATLFGEDDAARLRRLNDVLEDPTALADVDADEIGEGQTNDFLRDIQALRVKAAAATKPKAGAEAQRREGDGEEREVPFEELCDEDKIAAFFRRLMGEWSQEMDEMPEAERRTAKGKAAVATCKQCARYLDPLFKQCKKKEGVILNPQTQQLMIRLQLVLSALPPDVRQALLEVVKCCMRRDYLAAVDNYIKLAIGNSPWPIGVTMVGIHERSAREKIYTNSVAHIMNDETTRKYLQSVKRLITFCQRKYPTDPSRSVEFNSLANGSDLQSLLAEQNAKNSEETLQLVAAS from the exons ATGGATGTCCTGAAGCGCGAGCTGCAGCGGAAGCGCCAGCTCCTGGACGCCGACTTCGGCGCCCGCAAGATCCTCCGGCGCGCCGAGATCGAGGCCCGCGAGCTCCAGCGCATCCGCGAGGCCGAGCGCCGGCGCCTCCTCCAAAAGCAGCTCCGGGATTCCCACCCGgcagcctcctcgccgcccggtACCTACTCTGGCtcctcgcccgcctccgcggCAGCCGACGCGCCACCAGCGGAGAATGGTGCGAGTGGCCAGACGGAGTCGCTCCCGAGGGACGAGGTCATCCGACGCCTGCGCGTGCTGCGGCAGCCGGCCACGCTCTTCGGCGAGGACGATGCCGCGCGCCTCCGCCGTCTGAACGACGTGCTCGAGGACCCCACCGCGCTGGCCGACGTCGACGCGGACGAGATCGGGGAGGGGCAGACCAACGACTTCCTCCGCGACATCCAGGCGCTGCGGGTCAAGGCTGCGGCAGCGACGAAGCCCAAGGCCGGCGCGGAGGCCCAGCGGAgggagggcgacggcgaggagagggaggtgCCGTTCGAGGAGCTCTGCGACGAGGATAAGATCGCCGCGTTCTTCAGGAGGCTGATGGGCGAGTGGAGCCAGGAGATGGACGAGATGCCCGAGGCGGAGCGGCGTACGGCCAAAGGGAAGGCCGCGGTGGCCACCTGCAAGCAGTGCGCGCGATACCTCGACCCGCTATTCAAGCAGTGCAAGAAGAAG GAGGGCGTCATCCTGAATCCACAAACACAACAATTGATGATCAGGTTGCAACTTGTGCTTTCA GCTCTCCCTCCTGACGTCCGACAGGCATTGTTGGAGGTGGTCAAGTGCTGCATGAGACGAGACTATTTGGCTGCAGTGGACAATTATATCAAGCTAGCAATCGGCAACTCGCCATGGCCAATTGGTGTGACCATGGTTGGTATTCATGAGCGATCGGCCCGCGAGAAGATCTACACGAACAGCGTGGCTCACATCATGAATGATGAGACAACCAGAAAGTACCTGCAGTCCGTGAAGAGACTCATAACATTCTGCCAGAGGAAGTACCCCACTGATCCATCAAGGTCAGTGGAGTTCAACAGCCTGGCAAATGGAAGTGATCTGCAGTCTCTCCTGGCGGAGCAGAACGCGAAGAATTCAGAAGAAACTCTTCAATTAGTGGCAGCTTCGTGA
- the LOC101754181 gene encoding pre-mRNA-splicing factor 18 isoform X2, whose protein sequence is MDVLKRELQRKRQLLDADFGARKILRRAEIEARELQRIREAERRRLLQKQLRDSHPAASSPPGTYSGSSPASAAADAPPAENGASGQTESLPRDEVIRRLRVLRQPATLFGEDDAARLRRLNDVLEDPTALADVDADEIGEGQTNDFLRDIQALRVKAAAATKPKAGAEAQRREGDGEEREVPFEELCDEDKIAAFFRRLMGEWSQEMDEMPEAERRTAKGKAAVATCKQCARYLDPLFKQCKKKALPPDVRQALLEVVKCCMRRDYLAAVDNYIKLAIGNSPWPIGVTMVGIHERSAREKIYTNSVAHIMNDETTRKYLQSVKRLITFCQRKYPTDPSRSVEFNSLANGSDLQSLLAEQNAKNSEETLQLVAAS, encoded by the exons ATGGATGTCCTGAAGCGCGAGCTGCAGCGGAAGCGCCAGCTCCTGGACGCCGACTTCGGCGCCCGCAAGATCCTCCGGCGCGCCGAGATCGAGGCCCGCGAGCTCCAGCGCATCCGCGAGGCCGAGCGCCGGCGCCTCCTCCAAAAGCAGCTCCGGGATTCCCACCCGgcagcctcctcgccgcccggtACCTACTCTGGCtcctcgcccgcctccgcggCAGCCGACGCGCCACCAGCGGAGAATGGTGCGAGTGGCCAGACGGAGTCGCTCCCGAGGGACGAGGTCATCCGACGCCTGCGCGTGCTGCGGCAGCCGGCCACGCTCTTCGGCGAGGACGATGCCGCGCGCCTCCGCCGTCTGAACGACGTGCTCGAGGACCCCACCGCGCTGGCCGACGTCGACGCGGACGAGATCGGGGAGGGGCAGACCAACGACTTCCTCCGCGACATCCAGGCGCTGCGGGTCAAGGCTGCGGCAGCGACGAAGCCCAAGGCCGGCGCGGAGGCCCAGCGGAgggagggcgacggcgaggagagggaggtgCCGTTCGAGGAGCTCTGCGACGAGGATAAGATCGCCGCGTTCTTCAGGAGGCTGATGGGCGAGTGGAGCCAGGAGATGGACGAGATGCCCGAGGCGGAGCGGCGTACGGCCAAAGGGAAGGCCGCGGTGGCCACCTGCAAGCAGTGCGCGCGATACCTCGACCCGCTATTCAAGCAGTGCAAGAAGAAG GCTCTCCCTCCTGACGTCCGACAGGCATTGTTGGAGGTGGTCAAGTGCTGCATGAGACGAGACTATTTGGCTGCAGTGGACAATTATATCAAGCTAGCAATCGGCAACTCGCCATGGCCAATTGGTGTGACCATGGTTGGTATTCATGAGCGATCGGCCCGCGAGAAGATCTACACGAACAGCGTGGCTCACATCATGAATGATGAGACAACCAGAAAGTACCTGCAGTCCGTGAAGAGACTCATAACATTCTGCCAGAGGAAGTACCCCACTGATCCATCAAGGTCAGTGGAGTTCAACAGCCTGGCAAATGGAAGTGATCTGCAGTCTCTCCTGGCGGAGCAGAACGCGAAGAATTCAGAAGAAACTCTTCAATTAGTGGCAGCTTCGTGA
- the LOC101754856 gene encoding importin-5, whose product MDPQADAAAVLGADPAALTALLADLTSPANEARSRAEQQFHALRGSHPDALALSLAHLLLSPAHPSAPMAAVLLRRLIAPSSQAFVYPALAPATQSSLRALLLSAASAPALPRSVSRKLSDAVAELASFLLPSNAWPDLLSFLYKSIDSQSSPPGLQESALNILARLASHLAAVFPNLHGLLLAALSHPSSADVRVAGLNAAISLIQSLPSAGARDQFQDLLPAMMRALAESLNCGNEGSAQEALEMMIELAGAEPRFLRRQLPDVVASMLQIAEAPGLEDGTRHLAVEFVVTLAEARERAPGMMRKLPRYVGRLFAVIMTMLLDVQDEPAWHAAVSEEEDAGETGSYVFAQECLDRLAIAVGGNTILPVAAELLPSFFSSEDWKRRHAALVTIAQIAEGSAKVMIKNLEQLVGMVLNSFQDPHPRVRWAAINAVGQLSTDLGPELQNQLHHVVLPALASAMDDVQNPRVQAHAASAILNFSENCRPDILTPYLDGIVGKLLLLLQTGNQMVQEAALTALASAADSSQEHFQKYYDAVMPYLKAILMNATDKSNRMLRAKSMECISLVGMAVGKQKFKDDAKQVMEVLMTLQGSQMEADDPITSYMLQAWARLCKCLGQDFLPYMSVVMPPLLQSAQLKPDVSVTSAGPEDGESDDEGVETITLGDKRIGIRTSLLEEKATACNMLCCYADELKEGFFPWIDQVTTTLVPLLKFYFHEEVRKAAVSAMPELLRSAKLAIEKGQAQGRDKSYLKQLSDYIVPALVEVMHKEPEPQICASILESLNESIQISGTLLEENQVRSVVEGVKEVIVASANRRIERTERAKAEDFDSEEEELLREENEQEDEIFDQVGDCLGTLAKTFKTYFLPFFDELSMYLTPMLGKDKTSEERRIAICIFDDVAEHCREAAVRYYDAYLPSLLEACTSENPDVRQAAVYGIGICAEFGGSAFRPHTGEALSRLYNVIKHPNALDLDNAMAYDNAVSALGKICQFHRDSIDASQVIPAWLSCLPIKNDLIEAKLVHEQLCAMLEKSERELLGHNNQYLAKIVSVFAEILCAGKDLATEQTASRMINLLRQLQTTLPPSVLASTWSSLQPQQQLALQSVLSS is encoded by the exons ATGGATCCGCAGGCGGACGCGGCAGCGGTGCTGGGCGCCGACCCGGCGGCGCTGACGGCGCTGCTGGCGGACCTGACCTCCCCGGCCAACGAGGCGCGGTCGCGGGCGGAGCAGCAGTTCCACGCGCTGCGCGGGTCCCACCCGGACGCGCTGGCGCTGAGCCTCGCGCACCTGCTGCTCTCCCCGGCGCACCCCTCCGCGCCCATGGCCGCCGTGCTGCTGCGCCGCCTCATCGCCCCGTCGTCCCAGGCCTTCGTCTACCCCGCGCTCGCGCCCGCCACGCAGTCCTCGCTCCGCGCGCtgctcctctccgccgcctccgcgcccgcgCTCCCCAGGTCCGTCTCCAGGAAGCtctccgacgccgtcgccgagctCGCCTCCTTCCTCCTGCCGTCCAACGCGTGGCCCGACCTGCTCAGCTTCCTGTACAAGTCCATCGACTCCCAGTCCTCGCCTCCTGGGCTGCAGGAGTCAGCGCTCAACATTCTGGCCCGCCTGGCCTctcacctcgccgccgtcttccCCAACCTCCacgggctcctcctcgccgcgctgtCCCATCCCTCCTCTGCCGACGTCCGCGTCGCAGGGCTCAATGCGGCCATCAGCCTCATCCAGTCCCTTCCCTCCGCCGGGGCCCGCGACCAATTCCAGGACCTCCTCCCGGCCATGATGCGCGCTCTCGCCGAGTCGCTCAACTGCGGGAACGAGGGCTCCGCGCAGGAGGCTCTGGAGATGATGATTGAGCTCGCTGGTGCGGAGCCGCGGTTCCTGCGCCGCCAGCTTCCGGACGTGGTCGCCTCCATGCTGCAGATTGCCGAGGCCCCAGGACTCGAGGATGGCACCCGCCACCTTGCCGTCGAGTTTGTTGTGACCCTCGCTGAGGCAAGGGAGCGTGCTCCCGGGATGATGCGGAAGCTGCCGCGGTATGTTGGGCGGCTCTTTGCAGTGATTATGACTATGCTGCTCGATGTCCAGGATGAACCGGCATGGCATGCCGCTgtgtcagaggaagaagatgctgGAGAGACCGGAAGCTATGTCTTCGCACAGGAGTGTCTGGACCGGCTGGCAATTGCTGTTGGTGGTAATACGATTCTGCCCGTTGCAGCTGAGTTGCTTCCATCATTTTTCTCCTCTGAGGATTGGAAGAGGCGGCATGCAGCACTGGTGACAATAGCGCAGATTGCAGAGGGTTCTGCTAAGGTGATGATTAAGAATCTGGAGCAGTTGGTTGGGATGGTGCTGAATTCATTCCAGGATCCTCATCCTCGGGTGAGGTGGGCAGCGATTAATGCAGTAGGGCAGCTTTCAACGGATCTGGGACCTGAGTTACAAAATCAGTTGCACCATGTTGTACTACCTGCACTGGCTTCAGCAATGGATGATGTCCAGAACCCACGCGTACAG GCACATGCTGCATCAGCTATCCTAAACTTCAGTGAAAACTGTAGACCGGATATTTTGACACCATACCTGGATGGAATAGTTGGGAAACTTCTATTGTTGCTTCAG ACTGGAAACCAAATGGTGCAAGAGGCTGCTCTAACTGCTTTAGCATCAGCAGCAGATTCTTCTCAG GAACACTTCCAAAAATATTATGATGCAGTAATGCCATACCTCAAGGCTATTCTTATGAATGCAACTGATAAATCCAACAGAATGTTGCGTGCCAAATCTATGGAATGCATCAGTTTAGTTGGTATGGCAGTTGGGAAACAGAAGTTTAAGGACGATGCTAAACAG GTGATGGAAGTTCTCATGACTCTGCAAGGATCTCAGATGGAGGCTGATGACCCTATAACAAgttacatgctgcaa GCATGGGCAAGACTGTGTAAATGCCTTGGTCAGGATTTCTTACCATACATGAGTGTTGTTATGCCGCCTCTGCTCCAGTCTGCTCAGCTCAAACCAGATGTGAGTGTCACCTCTGCTGGACCAGAAGATGGTGAATCTGATGATGAGGG TGTTGAGACTATTACACTGGGTGATAAGAGAATTGGCATCCGGACTAGTCTACTGGAGGAGAAAGCTACAGCATGTAATATGCTGTGCTGCTACGCTGATGAGCTCAAGGAAGGTTTTTTCCCATGGATTGATCAG GTTACAACTACACTTGTACCTCTCCTCAAGTTCTATTTCCATGAAGAAGTTAGGAAGGCAGCTGTTTCAG CAATGCCAGAGCTTTTACGTTCAGCAAAATTGGCTATAGAAAAAGGTCAAGCACAAGGTCGTGATAAATCTTATCTTAAGCAACTATCTGATTACATAGTTCCAGCCCTTGTAGAGGTCATGCACAAA GAACCTGAGCCACAAATTTGTGCAAGCATACTGGAATCATTGAATGAGTCCATACAG ATATCTGGGACACTTCTTGAGGAAAATCAAGTAAGATCTGTAGTGGAGGGAGTAAAAGAAGTTATAGTTGCAAGCGCTAATAGGAGGATAGAACGAACAGAGAGAGCAAAGGCTGAAGACTTTGATTCTGAAGAAGAGGAACTACTCAGAGAAGAAAATGAACAGGAGGATGAGATTTTTGACCAA GTTGGTGATTGTCTCGGCACTCTTGCCAAAACATTCAAGACATATTTTCTTCCATTCTTTGATGAACTCTCCATGTATTTAACACCTATGTTG GGAAAGGATAAAACATCAGAAGAAAGAAGGATTGCCATATGCATTTTTGATGATGTCGCTGAACACTGTCGTGAAGCAGCAGTTAG GTATTATGATGCATATCTCCCTTCTCTATTAGAAGCCTGCACAAGTGAAAATCCAGATGTTAGGCAG GCTGCAGTTTATGGAATTGGCATCTGTGCTGAATTTGGTGGTTCTGCATTTAGGCCTCACACTGggg AGGCCCTATCCAGATTATACAATGTAATCAAACATCCTAATGCGCTGGATTTGGATAATGCGATGGCATATGACAATGCTGTATCTGCTCTTGGAAAGATATGTCAATTCCATCGTGATAGCATCGATGCATCTCAG GTCATTCCTGCTTGGTTAAGTTGCCTGCCGATAAAAAATGATTTAATTGAGGCCAAGCTTGTCCATGAACAGCTGTGTGCAATGCTTGAGAA GTCTGAGAGGGAGCTTTTGGGTCATAATAATCAGTACCTTGCAAAGATTGTGTCTGTTTTCGCAGAG ATATTATGTGCTGGGAAAGATCTAGCAACAGAACAGACCGCCAGCAGGATGATTAATCTATTAAGGCAGCTTCAGACAACGTTGCCTCCTTCAGTATTAGCGTCGACATGGTCTTCTTTGCAACCACAACAGCAGCTTGCTCTACAATCTGTGCTGTCGTCATAG
- the LOC105913560 gene encoding protein ETHYLENE-INSENSITIVE 2: MDGVRCIDSLAAGNAPHDSFRTLGPTLLISMAYLDLGKWVIALESGSRFGYDLVLLMLFFNLSAILCQYLSSRIGMVTGKNLAEICHQEYSPTICVVLGVQAGLSLLTSEVSMIAGTVVGFKLVFEYDDPITVIWFTSLVVNLLPYTLSLLDKRMAGMFNTYVAGFTLVCFVLGLLVSHPKNPVNMNVMFPKLSGESAYSLMALLGTNIIVHSFYTHSSVVQVQRRFPVLALGSLFRDHLFSIVFSFSGIFLVNYVLLSSAADESKNAMAIHFQEAIQLMNQIFTNPVAPIVLLVILVFSGHLISMTCIIGSDIISENLFGVKLPLFAHHILPKVFAMITTIYHAKVAGSEGLYQLLIMCPVIQAMFLPSSVIPVFRVSSSRLLMGRYKISLYVQILALLAFLLTLFTNIIFAAEILFGDSTWTNDLKGNTGSPIVLPYAAVALISCASITFALFLAVNPLKSACTEAEELLSSVRSQREKLDKARQSEAASLKHSKSAFEHTSHSKSALEHDGNSGTSIQSTAHIINPEAQPSPSINCEETKSAVVDWTQPMSKVCTATIVEHSTPENLIVNSLSKKDA, translated from the exons ATGGATGGCGTGCGGTGTATAGACTCTCTGGCTGCGGGGAATGCTCCACATGATTCTTTCCGGACCCTTGGACCCACACTCCTGATTTCGATGGCGTATCTTGACCTCGGAAAGTGGGTGATTGCGTTGGAATCTGGGTCTCGGTTTGGGTATGATCTTGTGCTACTGATGCTGTTTTTCAATTTGTCGGCCATTCTATGTCAGTATCTCTCAAGTCGTATTGGCATGGTCACCGGGAAGAACCTTGCAGAG ATTTGCCACCAGGAGTACAGTCCGACGATATGTGTTGTTCTTGGGGTTCAGGCAGGACTGTCCTTGTTAACTTCCGAAGTATCCATG ATTGCAGGCACAGTAGTTGGGTTCAAACTTGTATTCGAATACGATGATCCTATCACAGTCATATGGTTTACAAGTCTTGTAGTAAATCTGCTACCATACACGCTCTCCCTTCTG GACAAGAGGATGGCTGGAATGTTTAATACCTACGTAGCTGGCTTTACACTTGTTTGTTTTGTGCTTGGTTTACTAGTCAGTCATCCAAAAAACCCTGTCAATATGAATGTTATGTTCCCCAAGTTGAGTGGTGAAAGTGCTTACTCACTGATGGCGCTACTTGGCACAAATATAATAGTACACAGTTTCTATACTCATTCATCAGTTGTTCAG GTTCAGAGAAGATTTCCGGTTCTTGCCCTTGGCTCCCTATTTCGTGACCACCTTTTTTCTATAGTTTTCTCCTTTTCTGGGATTTTTCTTGTGAACTATGTTCTGCTGAGCTCAGCGGCAGATGAATCAAAAAATGCAATGGCCATTCACTTTCAAGAGGCAATACAGTTAATGAATCAG ATATTTACAAATCCTGTGGCACCAATTGTGTTATTAGTGATCCTTGTCTTTTCTGGCCACCTCATCTCAATGACCTGTATTATTGGAAGTGACATAATTTCAGAGAATCTCTTTGGTGTTAAATTGCCTCTGTTTGCACATCATATCCTACCCAAGGTTTTTGCCATGATTACTACTATCTACCATGCGAAGGTTGCAGGTTCCGAGGGGTTATATCAGTTGCTCATCATGTGCCCAGTTATCCAGGCTATGTTTCTTCCTTCATCTGTTATCCCTGTTTTCCGTGTTTCGTCATCAAGATTATTGATGGGAAGATACAAAATATCGCTATATGTTCAAATATTGGCCTTGCTTGCATTTCTTCTTACGCTGTTTACAAATATCATTTTCGCGGCGGAAATTCTTTTTGGTGATAGCACTTGGACAAATGACCTGAAAGGAAATACTGGGAGCCCTATTGTACTTCCTTATGCTGCTGTAGCCCTGATCTCTTGCGCATCGATTACCTTTGCACTGTTCCTTGCTGTTAATCCACTAAAATCAGCATGTACTGAAGCTGAGGAACTGTTGTCATCTGTGCGCTCACAGAGAGAAAAATTGGACAAAGCTCGTCAGAGCGAAGCTGCTTCTCTGAAGCATTCCAAATCAGCTTTTGAGCATACCAGTCATTCCAAATCAGCTCTTGAGCATGATGGCAATTCTGGTACTTCTATACAATCAACTGCTCATATTATTAATCCTGAAGCTCAACCCTCACCGTCTATAAACTGTGAGGAGACAAAGTCAGCTGTGGTTGACTGGACACAGCCAATGTCTAAAGTTTGTACTGCCACCATCGTAGAGCATAGTACGCCGGAGAACTTAATTGTTAACAGCTTGAGTAAAAAGGATGCTTAG
- the LOC101778665 gene encoding protein ETHYLENE-INSENSITIVE 2-like → MNAVQSIQSLAAGGAQRNLFRTLGPTLLISMAYIDLGKWLVAVDAGSRFGYDLVLLVLLFNLSAILCQYLSTCIGMVTGKNLAQICHQEYSQVICVVLGLQAWLSLLTSELTMIAGVGVGFNLVFERDDLITGICFASVVVNLLPYTLSRLDKRVAGMFNACIAGFTLLCFVLGLLLSHPQTPVNMNVMFPKLSGESAYSLMALLGANIIAHNFYTHSSFVQVQRSSVVTLGSLFHDHLFTILFIFTGIFLVNYILLSSAADESSATMVMNFQDAMELMHQIFTNPAAPIVLLVILLFSSHIISLTCLVSSDVISENFFGIKLPLSAHRLLPKGFAMILSIYCAKVAGPGGIYQSLIMCPVIQAMVLPSSFIPILRVSSSRLWMGRYRVSLYVEILAFLAFLLALFTNIIFAAEILFGDSTWTNNLKGDTGSPVVLPYSVVVLISCASIAFTLFLSVIPLKSASNEA, encoded by the exons ATGAATGCTGTGCAGAGTATACAATCTCTGGCCGCTGGGGGTGCTCAGCGTAATCTTTTCCGAACCCTTGGACCAACACTTCTGATCTCGATGGCATATATTGACCTTGGAAAGTGGTTGGTCGCGGTGGATGCTGGATCTCGTTTTGGGTACGATCTTGTGCTACTGGTGCTGCTGTTCAATCTCTCAGCCATTTTATGTCAATATCTGTCAACTTGTATCGGCATGGTCACCGGGAAAAATCTTGCACAG ATTTGCCACCAGGAGTACAGTCAGGTGATATGTGTTGTTCTTGGTCTTCAGGCATGGCTATCCTTGTTAACCTCTGAGCTAACCATG ATTGCAGGCGTGGGAGTGGGGTTCAACCTTGTGTTTGAACGTGATGATCTTATCACAGGAATATGTTTTGCAAGTGTTGTAGTTAATCTGCTACCATACACACTCTCCCGTCTG GATAAGAGGGTGGCTGGCATGTTTAATGCCTGCATAGCTGGCTTTACACTTCTGTGTTTTGTCCTTGGTTTATTATTGAGTCATCCCCAAACCCCTGTCAATATGAATGTGATGTTTCCCAAGCTCAGTGGTGAAAGTGCTTATTCACTGATGGCACTTCTTGGCGCAAATATAATAGCTCACAACTTCTATACTCATTCATCATTTGTTCAG GTTCAGAGATCTTCGGTTGTTACCCTTGGTTCCCTGTTTCACGACCACCTTTTCACTATATTATTTATATTCACGGGGATTTTTCTTGTGAATTATATTCTCCTGAGTTCAGCAGCAGATGAATCCAGTGCCACAATGGTCATGAACTTTCAAGATGCTATGGAGCTAATGCACCAG ATATTTACAAATCCTGCGGCACCAATTGTGTTATTAGTGATCCTTCTCTTTTCTAGCCATATCATCTCATTGACATGCCTTGTTAGTAGTGATGTTATTTCAGAGAACTTCTTTGGTATAAAACTGCCTCTGTCAGCACATCGTCTGCTACCTAAGGGTTTTGCTATGATTCTTAGTATCTACTGTGCGAAGGTTGCTGGTCCTGGAGGGATATATCAGTCACTTATTATGTGCCCAGTTATCCAGGCTATGGTTCTTCCGTCATCATTTATACCCATTCTGCGTGTTTCCTCATCAAGATTATGGATGGGAAGATACAGAGTATCTCTATATGTTGAAATATTGGCCTTCCTTGCGTTCCTTCTTGCGCTGTTTACAAATATCATTTTTGCAGCGGAAATTCTGTTTGGTGATAGCACTTGGACAAACAACCTGAAAGGAGACACTGGAAGCCCCGTCGTACTTCCATATTCTGTCGTAGTCCTAATTTCGTGTGCATCGATTGCATTTACACTGTTCCTTTCTGTTATTCCGCTAAAATCAGCGAGCAATGAAGCTTAG